In Candidatus Poribacteria bacterium, the genomic window TCCGCCAGGGCGACGACCTCGTCGCGCTGGTAGTGGTGTCCCAGAATGACCAGACGCTTGCCGAGCTCAGCCTTGACTTGCCGGCATCGCTCGGAGAGCCGGTCTTCGGACATGCGATAGTACTTCTCCGGGATGGGGACGAAATACACGACCGGTTCCCTCGCTCTTTCTTCGAGGTGGCGCGACGCGCGTGCTTTGCCCTCGCAACACCGGCACGCTGAGTCGCCCGGATGGATGCGCCCGCCGAACGTCACACCCCGTCCTCGGAGACGTCCGTGTCATGCCTTGCGGCACGTCTCACGTCGGACGAGCGCATAAACGGAGTGTAGGCTCCGCCGGAGTGTCTCACACTGACTATAGCACGATCATACCGCGATGCGCGCGGATCGACTAGGCCTCCGTGGATGATTCGGTAGCTTCATCAAGGGTGACGTAGATATCGTCTCCCTCGATCTGCACCGGGTACGTCTCGACCTGAATGCCGGCGGGCCAGACGCCCTCGCCGTCGGACATGCGGAACTCCCACCCATGCCAGGGGCAGACGATGGTGCCTTCATCCGTCATCCAACCTGCCCCAAGCGAGCCGCCGAGGTGCGGGCACGTATCGTTGATCGCGTAGACTTCCTCGCCGTGGCGCATGACGGTGATGTAGGTGCGTTCGTGGTTGATGACGCGGCACTGGCCAGCAGGGAGTTCGGAGAGCTGGCACGCCTTGTGTCGCACTGAGCTGTTCTCCATCTGGTTCGCTAGCCGTAGCGTTCCTCGGTCCACGGATCGCCGTCCATGTGGTATCCGTGGCGCTCCCAGAAGCCGGGGCG contains:
- a CDS encoding Rieske (2Fe-2S) protein translates to MENSSVRHKACQLSELPAGQCRVINHERTYITVMRHGEEVYAINDTCPHLGGSLGAGWMTDEGTIVCPWHGWEFRMSDGEGVWPAGIQVETYPVQIEGDDIYVTLDEATESSTEA